The segment CACCACCGGCAGCATCGTATTTTGCCGGAGGATTAGTCATTAATTCGATTTGGTTCAGTGTACTTGCAGGCAATGATTTCAGATAGGCTTCTAAATCGGCACCGGATAAATAGGTTGGTTTGTCATCTATAAACACCGCCACGCCGCTTTTTCCTTTAAAAGTTATGGTTCCGTTTTCGTCGACAATAATTCCTGGAGCTTTCTCCAAAACATCCATCGCATCGCCTCCAGATGTTGAAATCAGTGCATCTACATTCAAAACAGTTTTATCAATCTTGTTTTCTACAAAAGATTTCTTCTTTTGAACAACAACTTCCTTTAGCGAATTGGCTTCAGTTTTTTGCAAAAGGATTGCCGGCAAACTAATTACAGATTGCTCTTTTGAGATAGTAATAACTGGGCTTTGATATGGTTTGAATTTATCTTCCTCAATTACTACAAGATAATTTCCGTCGACAAGCCTATCAAATTGAAAACTTCCATCGGTTTCAGAAATTTGGGTTTTAGCAATTGAATTGTCTTTGGCATCAAGCAATGTCACTAAAACAGAGGCTGCTGGAGAATTTCCGGAATTGATTTTTCCATTTATGCTTCCCGTCTGGGCATTTAAAAAAGTAGTGAACAGGCAGATTAGTCCTGTGAGAAGAGTGAATTTGATTTTCATGATTTGGTTTTTTTATTCCGCTGCGCTCCATACAGTTCGGCTACGCCTCGGGTGATTGATGATTTTAATTAGTAGCATAGTTAGGATTTTTGTGACATAATTTTATTAAAAAAATCATAAAAAAAACCTGCTCTTAAAAAAGAACAGGCTTTATTATTTTATTGAAAACGGTTAACTAGTAAACAAAAATGGCTCTTTCGCTCATCATATCATTTACTTCGTCTGCGATTTCTTCTAATAATTCGTCGTTAGTTGCATTTGAAAGCACTCTGTCGATTAAATCAACTATAACTTCCATATCACTTTCTACCATTCCACGAGTGGTGATTGCCGGCGTTCCAACACGAATTCCGGAAGTTACAAATGGCGATTTATCATCAAACGGAACCATATTTTTATTCACTGTTATTTCTGCTTTGCCCAAAGCAATTTCGGCATCTTTACCTGAAATTCCTTTGTTGCGCAAATCAATCAACATCATGTGATTATCGGTTCCGCCAGAGATTAAATGATAGCCTCTTTTTACGAAGGCGGAAGCCATAGCCTTAGCGTTTTTCTGCACCTGCATCGCATAAGTGAAAAACTCATCTGATAAACATTCACCAAAAGCAACTGCTTTCGCCGCAATAATATGTTCTAACGGACCACCCTGATTTCCAGGGAAAACAGCCATGTCTAAAACGTGTGACATCATTCTGATTTCTCCTTTTGGAGTCGTTAATCCCCATGGATTTTCAAAATCTTTCCCCATCATAATGATTCCACCTCTTGGTCCACGCAACGTTTTGTGCGTTGTAGTTGTTACGATATGGCAATGTGGAATTGGATCACTCATCAAACCTTTAGCAATTAAACCCGCAGGATGCGAAATATCCGCTAATAAAAGTGCTCCAATGCTATCCGCAATTTCACGGAAACGTTTAAAATCCATATCGCGGGAATAAGCCGAAGCTCCGGCGATAATCATTTTTGGCATTTCTCTGGTTGCCACTTCCTGAATTTTATCGTAGTTCAAAACTCCTGTTTCCTGGTCAACACCATAAAAAACCGGACTGTATAATTTTCCAGAAAAGTTAACCGGAGAACCGTGTGTTAAATGTCCGCCATGCGATAAATCAAAACCTAGAATTTTATCACCAGGTTTTAAACAAGCTGCATAAACCGCCGTATTTGCCTGTGAACCCGAGTGCGGTTGCACATTTACATATTCGGCACCAAAAAGCTCTTTGGCTCTGTCGATAGCGATTTGCTCGATAATATCTACTACTTCGCAACCACCATAATATCTTCTGCCGGGATAACCTTCGGCATATTTATTTGTTAGTACCGAACCTGCCGCTTCCATTACCTGGTCGCTTACAAAGTTCTCTGATGCAATTAGTTCAATTCCGTGAATTTGTCTGTCTTGTTCCTCAAGGATAAGGTCAAAAATTTGTTTGTCGCGTTGCATTTGAAATTATTTCGATTAATTGTGCTCAAAATTACAAAAATGGTTTGGTAAATTAATAGGAAATGATATATTTGATTACTGAATTTTTCAACAATTTAAACAACACATCATGCCTTTAAATACAAACAATCCCAAACGAAAATCTTGGCTTACTGTCCCCAAAGACAGCGACTTCCCTATTCAGAATATTCCGTTTGGCGTTTTCTTAACCAAAGAAGATGTCATCACAATCGGAACACGAATTGGCGATTACGCTATCGATTTGGGTGCGTTACAGCAGTTGAACTATTTCGATGGGATTGATTTGACCGATGATATGTTCATGCAGGATACTTTGAACGATTTTATATCAGACGGTAAAAAAACCTGGCGTCAGGTACGCAACAGGATTAGTGATATTTTTGAACAGAATAACCCAACATTAAGAGATAATCAGGAGCATCGCGATATTGTTATTTTCAAAATGGAAGATGTTGAAATGCAACTTCCGGTTTTGATTGGCGATTACACCGATTTCTATTCGAGTAAAGAACATGCAACCAATGTAGGTAAAATGTTCCGTGACCCGGCGAATGCGTTATTGCCAAACTGGCTTCACATTCCTGTTGGTTATCATGGAAGAAGTTCGACCATAGTCCCGTCCGGAATTCCGGTACATCGTCCGATGGGACAAACATTACCTAATGGTGAAAGCACCCCGGTTTTTGGTCCGTCACGTTCCATCGATTTTGAATTGGAGACCGCTTTTATTACTACGGATGCTAATATTATGGGAGAAAATATTCCGATTAGCGAAGCCGAAGATTATATTTTCGGAATGGTATTATTAAACGATTGGAGTGCAAGAGATATGCAAAAATGGGAATATGTTCCGCTTGGACCATTCTTAGCCAAGAACTTTGCTTCCTCAATTTCTCCATGGATCGTAACGATGGATGCTTTGGAGCCTTTCCGTTGCAAAGGACCAAATCAGGAACCAATGCCACTTCCCTATTTACAACAAAAAGGAAAAAACGCTTTCGATATTAATTTAGAAGTATATATTGAGCCGGAAAATGTAGAACCAAGTTTGGTTTCTAAATCCAATTTTAAATATATGTATTGGTCGATGTCGCAGCAATTGGCGCATCATACTTCTAACGGTTGCCGAATCAATTCAGGCGATATGATGGGTTCCGGAACTATTTCAGGGCCAACTCCCGATAGTTTTGGCTCGATGCTCGAATTAACCTGGGGAGGAAAAAATCCAATCAAAATGAATGATGGCTCTGAACGTAAATTCATTAACGATAACGACACGGTAACTATGAAAGGTTTTTGTAAAAACAGTTCGGTACGAATTGGTTTTGGAGAAGTTTCAAATAAACTATTGCCCCCTTTCGTTAGAAAGTAAAGTGAAGAAAATAATCCTAATAGTAGTTCTCACTCTTTGCAGCAAATCAGTTTTTGCACAAAAACCTTGTGATAAAGACCCTATTTACAACCAGTTTGATTATTGGATTGGCGAATGGGAAGTGTACGATGTTAAAGGAAATGTGGCTGGTCACAGCAAAATATCTAAAATACTTGATAATTGTGTGGTGCTTGAAGAATGGACATCAAACGGCGCACAACAGGGATTGACATTTACCGGAAAAAGTTTCAACTCTTATAATGCTGCTACCAAACAATGGCAGCAAAACTGGGTTGATAATACCGGTGGAAGTAATGAATACCTAACAGGTTATTTTAAAAATAATGCCATGCATTTCAAAAGCAGGCCTTTTACCTATAACGGAAAGACGTCTGTTAGAACCATTACTTTTTTCAAATTAGCAGATGGAAAAGTCCGTCAACTTGGAGAAATATCAAACGATGAAGAAAAAACCTGGACGACAGAATATGATTTAGAATATCGTCCAAAAAAATAAATAAGCAACACACTAATTATAATGAAGAATACAGCGTTAACTCACGTACACGAAAGTTTAGGAGCGAAAATGGTACCGTTTGCAGGTTACAATATGCCGGTGCAATATGAAGGCGTAAATGCCGAACACGAAACAGTCAGAAATGGCGTAGGCGTTTTTGATGTGTCGCATATGGGCGAATTTTTGCTTAGTGGTGAAAATGCTTTGGCTTTAATCCAAAAAGTAACTTCCAACGATGCTTCGGTGTTGGAAATTGGTCGCGCACAATATTCCTGTTTGCCAAATAATGACGGTGGAATTGTAGATGATTTAATCGTTTACCGAATGAAAGAAGACCAATATTTATTGGTTGTAAATGCTTCTAATATCGACAAAGACTGGGATTGGATTTCGTCGCACAACAATTTAGGTGTGGATATGAAAAACATTTCAGAAGATTATTCTTTGCTTGCGATTCAAGGTCCAAAAGCAGTTGAAGCCATGCAATCTTTGACTTCTATAGATTTATCAGCGATTAAATATTACCATTTTGAAGTGGCAGATTTCGCCGGAATTGAACATGTGATTATTTCGGCTACAGGTTACACCGGTTCGGGTGGATTTGAAATTTACTGCAAAAACTCCGATGTAGAGCAAGTTTGGAATAAAGTTTTCGAAGCGGGAAAAGCCTTCGGAATCAAACCTGTTGGATTGGCAGCACGTGATACCTTGCGTTTGGAAATGGGTTTTTGTTTATACGGAAACGATATCAATGATACGACTTCACCATTAGAAGCCGGTTTGGGTTGGATTACCAAATTCACCAAAGACTTTACCAATTCTGAAAATCTGAAAAAACAAAAAGAAGCCGGAGTTACCAAAAAGCTGGTTGGTTTTGAATTAACCGAACGAGGCATTCCGCGTCACGATTATGAAATTGTGGATGCTGATGGAAATAACATTGGAATCGTAACATCGGGAACTATGGCACCATCTTTGGGTAAAGGAATCGGAATGGGTTATGTAAAAACCGAATTCTCGGCGGTTGATAGTGACATTTTTATCCAAATCAGAAATAACAAAGTCGCTGCCAAAGTGGTAAAACTGCCTTTCTATAAAAAATAATGCTGTGTGAAAAAACTTTTGCAATTAGTACTGTTGCTTCCTCTTCTGGCTTTAAGCCAAAAAGAGAAAAATCCTTGTGAGACTTTAGCAAGTATTAATGCACTAATTCAAGAGAATCATTATAGCCCAAAGCCAATTGACGATAGTTTATCTGTTTATGCTTTCAAAACTTTTTTAAGTCGGCTTGACGAAGAAAACAGATTGTTCATTGCTCCAGAAATTAACGAATTAAAGAAACACGAATACCAGATTGATGATTATATCAATGGGCATGATTGTGCTTTTCTTCATGATTTTTACGCTGCATATTCTAAATCCATCGCACGTTATTCGGCAATTATTGCTTCTTTAAAAAACGAAGATTTTCCACTTTCGAGCGATGAAAAAGTTGTTTTCTCCAGAAAAGCATTTCCGTATGCAAACGATGAAGCCGAATTAAAGCGCTTGTATAAAAAAAGAATACTGTTCAATGTATTGCGCGAAGTTGCAGAATTAAGCACCAATAAAGATTCATTGACAGCTAATTTTGAAGCGCTTGCCATTTCTAACAAAAAGAAAGTCTTTGACCGATACGAATGTAAAACGGAAAGTTACCAAATGTCAGAAACTGAATTTAATGCGGCATTTTATTCTGTTTTCTGCTCCTATTTTGATCCGCATACCGAATATTTTTCAGAAAACGATAAATCGGAATTTTTCTCAACCGTCAGTTCCGACAATCTGACTTTTGGACTCTATGTTTCCTTATCTGAAAAAGATGAATTGACTGTTGACGATATTATTCCCGGAAGTTCAGCCTATTTTACTAATAAAATAAGTGTTGGTGACCAATTATTAAAAATCAAGTATAAGAAAACCGAGTACGAAACTGCTTGTGCTTCGATGAAAAAAATTGATGAAATCATCACTTCCAAAGAGTATAAAACGGCCATTTTTACTTTCAGAAAAAAAAGCGGTGAAATATACAGCGTTCGATTAGTAAAAAAAATTCTGAAAGATTACCAAAACAATGTCTATAGTTTCAGACTAAAAACGGACAATGCAACGTTTGGTTATATCAAAATCCCGAGCTTTTATTCCACCTTTGAAAATGGGAAATCGAGTATTACGGTTGATGTTGCGAATGAAATATACAAATTAGAAGATGAGCAAATCAATGGATTAATTATCGATGTTGAGAATAATGGAGGCGGTTCGATGGAAGAAGCTGTACGACTTTCGGGTTTATTTATAAACGATGGACCATTGGCAATCATGAATAATAATAAAAACAATAAAGAAGTCATTCCGGATTCAATTCTTGGAACTCTTTATAATGGTCCAATGGTAATAATGATTAATGGATTTTCAGCTTCGGCAAGCGAATTTTTCACCAATGCCATGCAGGATTACAATCGGGCGATTGTCATTGGAAATAAATCATTAGGAAAAGCCACCATGCAGCGCATCTTTCCAATAAATGAAAACAACGATGAGTTTCTGAAATTAACCTTAGAAAAATTCTACAGACTAACAGGGAAAAGCAATCAATACGATGGCATTACGCCTGATGTTGAAATTCCGTTATTGTTTGACAAGCAAATGCCAAGAGAAAACAGTTATGATACGGCACTTAAAAATGATGAAATACATGGCTTAAAATACAATCATATTGAGAATCTTATTTATGCCGATGCGATTGCAGCCAGTAAAAAAAGAATAACCGAAAACACTGATGCGATTGAAATAGAAGATCTTAACACCAAAATAAATCCTTTGTATGATGCTGATTTGCCACCTGTAGTTTTGCAATTCAGTGCTGTTTTTGACAATGTAAACCAAATTAATTCACTTTGGAAAGAGATTAAAAAAGAAACTGAAAAAGTGTATCCAATAACGGTTGAATTAAATGCTGCCGATATCAAGATTCAGAAAAAGGATGATTTTATGCAAACCAACACTACCGAAAGAATAAAAAATATTAGACAAAATTTTCATATACTGGAAGCGACTAATATTTTGTATGACGTAAATAATTTAAAACCGTAAAGCAATAATTTGGTTAACAAAATGAATTTGCAATAACCGAATAATACCTTATTTTTGCACTCAATTTTAGCATAAAAAAACAGCTTAGTAATGGGAAGAGCATTCGAATTTAGAAAAGGAAGAAAAATGAAACGTTGGTCAGCCATGGCCAAAGCGTTTACACGTATAGGAAAAGATATAGTAATGGCGGTGAAAGAAGGCGGACCAAATCCGGAAGCCAACTCACGTTTGCGTGCCGTTATACAAAATGCAAAATCGGCAAACATGCCGAAAGAAAACGTGGAACGTGCGATTAAAAAAGCAACCGATAAAGATACAGCCAACTACAAAGAGCAGCTTTTTGAAGGTTATGCACCACATGGGATTGCGCTTTTAATTGAAACCGCAACTGACAACAACAACAGAACTGTTGCCAACATCAGAAGTTATTTCAACAAATGCAATGGTACGATGGGAACACAAGGTTCGGTGGAATTTATGTTTGACCATACCTGTAATTTCCGTATTCCGAATAACAATATCGACATTGAAGAATTAGAATTAGAATTCATCGATTTTGGTGCCGAAGAAATCTTTGCTGACGAAGACGGAATCTTAATCTATGCGCCTTTCGGAAGTTTTGGAGCCATCCAAAAAGAATTGGAAAGCCGTGGCATTGAAATCTTATCTTCAGGATTTGAAAGAATTCCACAGATTACCAAAAAACTAACCGAAGCTGAAATGGCTGACGTAGAAAAACTAATCGAGAAAATTGAAGAAGATGATGACGTGATGAACGTGTATCATACGATGGAAGAATAGATTTTTAAATTATTAGATATAGAAAACGCTGGGCTTTGCCTGGCGTTTTTTTTTGTAGGGAAAATTTTGGTACTTTTACTTTAGACTATCGTTCCTTGCAAATGGAAGTTGTGTCTATTTATAAGTTAGCAGACAATTTTAACACTTCGCGGTTGTAACAAACTATTTTTTTAAAGACTTGTTAAAGAAAAAGAAAATATGGAAACGAGCAGAAGACTTTGGCTGAAAAAAATCGGAATTGGAGTAGCTGGTATTGGACTTACAAACTTCAATTCATTTGCTTCTCCTCTTGTGTCAGAAAATTTAATTACTAGTTTTGAGACTGATACTAACTTAATTTTTTTACGTTCAAATGAAAACCCTTATGGTCCATCTCCATTAGCAAGGAAAGCGTTTGTAGACAATGCGAATATTAGTAACCGATATAATTGGGATGTTGCGACACAACTGATTTCTGACCTTGCAAAAAAAAACAGTGTTAAAGACGAAAACATATTGTTGGGAGCTGGTTCAACTGAAATTTTAGATTTGGTTGCAAAATTTGTATCACTTGGCAAAGGACACGAACCGAAGGTGACTGGCAGCGCAAATTATGTAATAGCAGACCCAAGCTATGATTATTGGACAGTTACATTAGATAATTTAGGTTTAACGAAAAATAAAGTACCTCTAACTACTGATAAGAAAATTAATTTACAAGCAATGCAGGAAGCTGTAAATAATGACACAAAACTTGTGTACATCTGCAATCCAAACAACCCGACAGGAACAATTTGTGAAAGAGAAGCATTGGTAGAATTTGTAACCAAGATTTCACAAAATACAATTGTATTAATTGATGAGGCATATTTGGACTTTACTAAACAGCAATCCCTTAGCAATATCGTAAATGACAAAAAAAATATTATTATCGTCAAAACATTTTCCAAAATGTATGGTTTGGCTGGAGCACGGATTGGATATGCAATTGCGGACAAAACAATAATTGATAATTTGACAAATTTGCAATCCAATACAAATAATAGCGTTAGTGTATTATCAAAACTTGCTGCTATAGCTTCGTTGAAGGATGATAAATTTGTTTCAAATTGCTACTTGCTAAATGAAAATGTAAGACAATATACTATCAGCGAACTCAAAAAATTAAATTGTGAGTGCATTTCTTCTAATACAAATTTTATCTATTTTTCACTTTCCAACTACAACAAGGACTATTTCAAACTATTGGAAAACAATAATATTGAAGGAGGAAGAATATATGAAGAGCAAGGTAAATGGACAAGAATTACAATAGGAAAGATGGACGAAATGAAAAAATTTATTCAAGCAATACAATAACAAAAAGATAAAATGGGACATTACAAAGCAAATTCAACCAACTCAAGAGAATTTAGTTTGACCATGAATAATAGCAATATTGGTGAACTAAAATATTCAAAATGGTATTCTTTTAAAGCGGATATACTTTTGGCTGACAATTCAATTTACCAACTCGAGCCTAAAGGTTTTTGGGATTCGAAAATTGAACTGAAAAAAGACGACAAAGTCTTGCTGTATTTTGAAATGGGTTGGAAAGGAATTGTAATTCATTTCAATGACAGTGATAAAAAATACCTGCTGCGATTAAAAAGTTTATGGAGTAGCAACTACATTCTTATTGACACCGACGAAAAAGAACTGCTTGCGGTTGAAACCGATTTCAAATGGTCAAAATTAACCTTTGACTTCAATATTGAAACGTCAAACGAGTTTGACAATTTTGAAAACAAAGAAGTACTGTTGTTAACGACCTTACATTGTATAAATTACTATATGGCATTTGTCAACTCTACGGTTTAATTTTCCCGAGCGGTTTTAGTTAGGAATTTTGTACCTTAGTCTTCATAAAATCACAAGCTATGAAACATCTAATTTATTTAACGATACTATTTTTAGCAACAACTACACTAAGCGCACAGGAAATCAAATTAAATGAAAGCATTGTCTATGTTGGTGACAAACCGGCTTTCAGCTTTGCCAAAAAATCATTTAACAACGAATTGTATGTTTATAAACTAAACACGAAGGAAGTATTGGTGCATATGCTGGTGGACACCAACGGTACAGAAATCAAACAGGATGACGGCAAGAAGCTGGTTTTTGAACAACAAAAAGTTACTATTCAATCTAAAAACTTCCGCACCCGAAAATGGGAATTCCTGATTGCATTGCTAATCGAGGAAAAAGTAATTGACCTGAATGGTGACATTAACCTTGACAATCTAAACCGATTCAAGGCAAAATATGATGACAACGACGTGAACAAAACCATGCGATAAAACAAAAACCTCCGAGAATCTCGGAGGTTTTTTTATATCTGATAAGTAGATTACTTAATAAACTCAACTTTCTGAACTTCTTCAGCGTTGATGCTGTCAAAGAAACCTTGTTCATTCATCCAGTCATCGCTAAATACTTTGCTCATATAACGAGAACCATGATCAGGGAAGATTGCGATAACATTGCTCTCTTCTGTAAATTCTCCTTCTTCTGCGTATTGTTTGATAGCCTGCATCACCGCACCAGAAGTGTAACCAACAAATAAACCTTCTTTTTTAGCTATTTCTCTTGTAGTGTGTGCACTTTCTTCATCCGTAACTTTCATGAAATGATCAATCAAGTCGAAATCAGTAGCAGTTGGAATAAGGTTTTTACCCAATCCTTCTATTCTGTATGGATAGATTTCATCAGCGTCAAACTCTTTGGTTTCGTGGTATTTTTTCAACACCGAACCAAAAGCATCAACACCTAAAATTCTAATATTTGGATTCTTTTCTTTTAAATATTTGGCTGCGCCTGAGATTGTTCCACCTGTTCCGCTACACGCAATTAAGTGTGTAATTTTTCCGTTGGTTTGTTCCCAAATTTCAGGACCTGTAGATTTGTAATGCGCGTCAATATTCAATTGGTTGAAATACTGATTGATATAAATAGAACCTTTAGTTTCTTCGTGCAAACGCTTAGCAACATTGTAGTAAGAACGCTCGTCATCAGCAGAAACGTGAGCCGGACAAACATATACTTTAGCGCCTAAACTACGCAACATATCAATTTTATCTTTGGAAGATTTTGAACTAACCGCTAAAATGCAGTTATATCCTTTGATGATACTTACCATTGCCAAACTAAAACCGGTATTTCCTGATGTAGTTTCAATGATAGTGTCGCCAGGAGAAAGAATTCCTTGTCTTTCAGCTTCTTCTATAATATATAATGCAATTCTGTCTTTGGTGGAGTGTCCAGGGTTGAAAGCTTCAACCTTAGCGTAAA is part of the Flavobacterium sangjuense genome and harbors:
- a CDS encoding pyridoxal phosphate-dependent aminotransferase, translating into METSRRLWLKKIGIGVAGIGLTNFNSFASPLVSENLITSFETDTNLIFLRSNENPYGPSPLARKAFVDNANISNRYNWDVATQLISDLAKKNSVKDENILLGAGSTEILDLVAKFVSLGKGHEPKVTGSANYVIADPSYDYWTVTLDNLGLTKNKVPLTTDKKINLQAMQEAVNNDTKLVYICNPNNPTGTICEREALVEFVTKISQNTIVLIDEAYLDFTKQQSLSNIVNDKKNIIIVKTFSKMYGLAGARIGYAIADKTIIDNLTNLQSNTNNSVSVLSKLAAIASLKDDKFVSNCYLLNENVRQYTISELKKLNCECISSNTNFIYFSLSNYNKDYFKLLENNNIEGGRIYEEQGKWTRITIGKMDEMKKFIQAIQ
- the gcvT gene encoding glycine cleavage system aminomethyltransferase GcvT; this encodes MKNTALTHVHESLGAKMVPFAGYNMPVQYEGVNAEHETVRNGVGVFDVSHMGEFLLSGENALALIQKVTSNDASVLEIGRAQYSCLPNNDGGIVDDLIVYRMKEDQYLLVVNASNIDKDWDWISSHNNLGVDMKNISEDYSLLAIQGPKAVEAMQSLTSIDLSAIKYYHFEVADFAGIEHVIISATGYTGSGGFEIYCKNSDVEQVWNKVFEAGKAFGIKPVGLAARDTLRLEMGFCLYGNDINDTTSPLEAGLGWITKFTKDFTNSENLKKQKEAGVTKKLVGFELTERGIPRHDYEIVDADGNNIGIVTSGTMAPSLGKGIGMGYVKTEFSAVDSDIFIQIRNNKVAAKVVKLPFYKK
- a CDS encoding YebC/PmpR family DNA-binding transcriptional regulator; protein product: MGRAFEFRKGRKMKRWSAMAKAFTRIGKDIVMAVKEGGPNPEANSRLRAVIQNAKSANMPKENVERAIKKATDKDTANYKEQLFEGYAPHGIALLIETATDNNNRTVANIRSYFNKCNGTMGTQGSVEFMFDHTCNFRIPNNNIDIEELELEFIDFGAEEIFADEDGILIYAPFGSFGAIQKELESRGIEILSSGFERIPQITKKLTEAEMADVEKLIEKIEEDDDVMNVYHTMEE
- the fahA gene encoding fumarylacetoacetase, whose amino-acid sequence is MPLNTNNPKRKSWLTVPKDSDFPIQNIPFGVFLTKEDVITIGTRIGDYAIDLGALQQLNYFDGIDLTDDMFMQDTLNDFISDGKKTWRQVRNRISDIFEQNNPTLRDNQEHRDIVIFKMEDVEMQLPVLIGDYTDFYSSKEHATNVGKMFRDPANALLPNWLHIPVGYHGRSSTIVPSGIPVHRPMGQTLPNGESTPVFGPSRSIDFELETAFITTDANIMGENIPISEAEDYIFGMVLLNDWSARDMQKWEYVPLGPFLAKNFASSISPWIVTMDALEPFRCKGPNQEPMPLPYLQQKGKNAFDINLEVYIEPENVEPSLVSKSNFKYMYWSMSQQLAHHTSNGCRINSGDMMGSGTISGPTPDSFGSMLELTWGGKNPIKMNDGSERKFINDNDTVTMKGFCKNSSVRIGFGEVSNKLLPPFVRK
- the glyA gene encoding serine hydroxymethyltransferase, whose translation is MQRDKQIFDLILEEQDRQIHGIELIASENFVSDQVMEAAGSVLTNKYAEGYPGRRYYGGCEVVDIIEQIAIDRAKELFGAEYVNVQPHSGSQANTAVYAACLKPGDKILGFDLSHGGHLTHGSPVNFSGKLYSPVFYGVDQETGVLNYDKIQEVATREMPKMIIAGASAYSRDMDFKRFREIADSIGALLLADISHPAGLIAKGLMSDPIPHCHIVTTTTHKTLRGPRGGIIMMGKDFENPWGLTTPKGEIRMMSHVLDMAVFPGNQGGPLEHIIAAKAVAFGECLSDEFFTYAMQVQKNAKAMASAFVKRGYHLISGGTDNHMMLIDLRNKGISGKDAEIALGKAEITVNKNMVPFDDKSPFVTSGIRVGTPAITTRGMVESDMEVIVDLIDRVLSNATNDELLEEIADEVNDMMSERAIFVY
- a CDS encoding PLP-dependent cysteine synthase family protein encodes the protein MKQDIKAHDNVLGLIGNTPLIRLNKITESLPGNFYAKVEAFNPGHSTKDRIALYIIEEAERQGILSPGDTIIETTSGNTGFSLAMVSIIKGYNCILAVSSKSSKDKIDMLRSLGAKVYVCPAHVSADDERSYYNVAKRLHEETKGSIYINQYFNQLNIDAHYKSTGPEIWEQTNGKITHLIACSGTGGTISGAAKYLKEKNPNIRILGVDAFGSVLKKYHETKEFDADEIYPYRIEGLGKNLIPTATDFDLIDHFMKVTDEESAHTTREIAKKEGLFVGYTSGAVMQAIKQYAEEGEFTEESNVIAIFPDHGSRYMSKVFSDDWMNEQGFFDSINAEEVQKVEFIK
- a CDS encoding S41 family peptidase, which produces MKKLLQLVLLLPLLALSQKEKNPCETLASINALIQENHYSPKPIDDSLSVYAFKTFLSRLDEENRLFIAPEINELKKHEYQIDDYINGHDCAFLHDFYAAYSKSIARYSAIIASLKNEDFPLSSDEKVVFSRKAFPYANDEAELKRLYKKRILFNVLREVAELSTNKDSLTANFEALAISNKKKVFDRYECKTESYQMSETEFNAAFYSVFCSYFDPHTEYFSENDKSEFFSTVSSDNLTFGLYVSLSEKDELTVDDIIPGSSAYFTNKISVGDQLLKIKYKKTEYETACASMKKIDEIITSKEYKTAIFTFRKKSGEIYSVRLVKKILKDYQNNVYSFRLKTDNATFGYIKIPSFYSTFENGKSSITVDVANEIYKLEDEQINGLIIDVENNGGGSMEEAVRLSGLFINDGPLAIMNNNKNNKEVIPDSILGTLYNGPMVIMINGFSASASEFFTNAMQDYNRAIVIGNKSLGKATMQRIFPINENNDEFLKLTLEKFYRLTGKSNQYDGITPDVEIPLLFDKQMPRENSYDTALKNDEIHGLKYNHIENLIYADAIAASKKRITENTDAIEIEDLNTKINPLYDADLPPVVLQFSAVFDNVNQINSLWKEIKKETEKVYPITVELNAADIKIQKKDDFMQTNTTERIKNIRQNFHILEATNILYDVNNLKP